A section of the Phaseolus vulgaris cultivar G19833 chromosome 8, P. vulgaris v2.0, whole genome shotgun sequence genome encodes:
- the LOC137825148 gene encoding uncharacterized protein, translating to MDAASEGSAEGDVVMDVALEAATKGDVTMEDVEARSESNTGVEEEENCPEAARESNIVRALLASEKRPRPVGDWLEREIGGKTFKLGKTLDGETQKQITKHIADLEELFVTIAKYKLKLNPEKCIFDVEAGKFLGFLLTERGIEANPDKCAAILAMRSPATVKEVQQLTGRMAALSRFVSASGERGHPYFQCLKRNNRFVWTKECEEAFVKLKEYLASPPILCKPKMGAPLRLYFAVTEKALSVVLVQDQDQVQKPVYFVSKVLQGPEVRYQALEKAALAVVFSARRLRHYFQSFTVLVMTDLPIQNVLKKPDVAGRMVKWTVELSEFDIKYEPRGPIKGQFFADFVVELSSETMQNAGDGFRWVLSVDGSSNQLGSGAGIILEGPNGVLIEQSLRFAFKASNNQAEYEALIVGILLAKEMGARVLMAKNDSLLITRQVTGEFQAKDLQMAAYLEYVQELRRSFVLFEVVQVPREQNARADLLAKLASSGKGGRQRTVIQQTLKTPRAFVTDHQVLQVCKSRERMARGHKSLSQETLRTPRVRAHPVGETKMTQVCAVHEPDTWITPYQRYMADGVLPMDPTEARKVKKNSSKFTLIDGELYRFGFTHPF from the exons ATGGATGCAGCGTCAGAGGGGTCCGCCGAAGGCGACGTGGTTATGGATGTGGCATTAGAAGCAGCCACCAAGGGCGACGTGACCATGGAAGATGTCGAGGCGAGGTCTGAGAGCAACACTGGAGTAGAGGAGGAGGAAAACTGCCCGGAAGCCGCCAGGGAGTCAAACATTGTGAGAGCATTGCTCGCTAGTGAGAAGAGGCCCCGACCAGTTGGAGattggctcgaaagggagatcggcgGCAAAACTTTTAAGTTGGGAAAGACGTTAGATGGCGAGACGCAGAAACAGATCACCAAG CATATTGCTGATTTGGAGGAGCTGTTCGTTACGATAGCCAAATATAAACTGaagctgaaccctgagaagtgcattttcgacGTGGAAGCAGGAAAATTCTTAGGTTTTCTCTTGACCGAAAGAGGGATCGAAGCAAACCCTGACAAATGTGcggccatcttggcgatgaggagccctgctacggttaaggaggtgcagcagcttacaggtcggatggccgccctgtcgcgATTTGTGTCTGCTAGTGGAGAGAggggccatccgtatttccagtgcttgaaaaggaataataggtttgtctggacgaaggagtgtgaagaggctttcgtgaagctcaaggagtacttggcgagcccgccgattCTGTGCAAACCTAAAATGGGAGCGCCCCTCAGGTTATACTTCGCCGTAACCGAGAAGGCGCTGAGTGTGGTGCTCGTCCAGGACCAAGATCAAGTTCAGAAACCcgtttattttgtcagcaaggtgttgcagggcccagaagtgagatatcaggctttggagaaagcagcactggcagtagtgttttcggcaaggaggttgcgccattacttccagagttttacagtgttggtgatgaccgacttaccTATCCAGAATGTTCTGAAGAAACCAGATGTGGCTGGAAGAATGGTAAAATGGacggtagagttgtcagagttcgacatcaagtatgagccccggggaccgatcaaggggcaattcttcgctgacttcgtggtcgagctatCTTCTGAAACAATGCAGAACGCCGGAGatggttttcgttgggtgctctcagtggatgggtcctctAACCAGTTGGGTAGTGGGGCCGGGATTAttctggaaggacccaacggcgtgttgatagagcagtccctaaggtttgcctttaaagccagcaataatcaagcggaatatgaggctttgatcgttGGTAtcttgttggcaaaggagatgggagcaagggtgctgatggccaagaacGATTCATTGTTGATCACGAGgcaagtaactggcgagttccaggctaaggatctgcagatggcagcttatctggagtatgtgcaggagttaaGGAGGTCTTTTGTTTTGTTCGAAGTAGTGCAagtgccaagagagcagaacgcccgagctgacttgctagccaagctcgccagttcgggcaaggggggcaggcagaggactgtcatacaacaaactctgaagacacctcgagcgTTCGTGACggaccaccaagttctccaagTTTGCAAGTCAAGGGAAAGGATGGCGAGGGGTCATAAATCTCTatctcaggagaccttgaggacgcCTCGGGTTAGAGCACATCCAGTGGGAGAGACAAAGATGACGCAAGTTTGCGCcgtccacgagccagacacatggataacgccataccagcgctacaTGGCAGATGGCGTACTCCCAATGGACCCgacggaagctaggaaggtaaaaaagaactccagcaagttcaccctcatcgatggcgagttgtacaggtttgggttcacacaccccttttag